The window GGGGGACGGTAGGAGTAATGAATAAGTGCATTGTAGGTTTTGCCATGGTGAgggtttttctttttctacGTTATTATGATTTGGATTCTCGTATAGTTCTAGGATTTGTATCTGCCACTACTGCCACCCCTTATAAAATGCTTTTTGGAGGGGGAAACATTTGAAATCATGGAGATATCGCTATCTTCGATATTGAGAAACTTTGATGTCCTGCTGTTTCTTAGATGGCGGGTGGTGTCGTTTGATGGGACTCTGTATCCCCCCGGCGCAGTGGCATTTGTCCTTTGGTAATTAGCCGcttgttggtggtggtggtggtgttgttgctgatggTCGTGGTTGTGTTGTGGTTGGGTTGCTGGACGAGCACGGATGGGTTCCTTGGGCCTTTCAGCAAACTCTTGGACCAATTCTAAGGTTTCCAAGTGTCTCGATATGTCGTCTATCGCAATATCCTCAACAGTGCGGttgaaagttttgtttaattcttcatcgTAGACGTAGTTCTCATCGTCCTCATCGTCTGTGCCGTTTATGAGATCCTGCTCAACAAACGGAACTTgtttggttgttgttgagcCATTGGTGTTGTTGGAGCCTGCACTTGCGCTCTTCCTTTCCTTAGGAGTCGGAGTATCCGAACGCGGGAGGCTACTGGCATCTTGCAGTTCCAACTTAGCCACCACTTCCGAATGCCTGGAACGAGTCACTCTGGGAACATTGAAATCAGATACCAGTCCATCACTGAACAGTAACTCCTCAAATTCTGTGATCATACTTCTGCCCAACCGGATAACTTCTTCCGCCCATATACGAATCACATCGCCAGCCTTTCTCGTTTTATAAGGCTTCCAACGAGGCTTGCAGCCACGTACAATTTCCTTGACAACCTGCGCAGACCCCCATTCTGTGATCCAGTTTTGGTTCTGCAAACCAATCAAGTGGGAAAAGACACCTGATGCAATAGCAGCATCGGAATATCCACCTTCAAGTAACGATATGATCTTACCATTCGTGTGCATCTGCGCTAGTTTCAACGCATCCTTGGTAAAAGTGCTGTAGAACGAGGTTGGCACGTTTACTCCATGCCTCTGCATGGAGACTTGTTCGTATTCGGAAGCGTCAAAGCCAGCGCTCATTACAACCAAGCCCTTAAACGGTTTCCCATCTTTGGCCATGCTGAGTTTAGCGGCCTTGAAAAACTCATCCGCTTTGGCAAAAAGAGTTCGGTACCTGGTTTGATATAGCTTATTAAACTCCTCCTCCGTCTCATACGGCAGTAGATGTATGTTCCATATGTTGACATCATGGGCGTCCATGATGCACGTCGACGCATCTTTAACTTTATCCTTTGACGCATAATTAAGTTCTGTGGGGAACGAATTTATATCATGCATGGAAAAATAACCCACTTTGGGGAACTCGGCAAATTTCTTATCAAACTCATTATATTCCCCCTTTGCATCCTGAATGTCGTCTGCCTTAAACCCAGCACGCTTCCAGCAAATATCCTGTGTGCCATCACCATGATGAAGATCGAAATCCAAAATCACCGCATGCGTGACGCCATAGGTGTCAGCAGCATACTCTACAGCAATGTGCGCATTATTCAAAAGACAAAACCCAGAGGGCGTCGCCGCATGCGAATGATGGCCCGGTGGTCTTATTGCAACAAACGCCCTGTTAGCTGTGTCTTTATTGACTTCCCCCTTAAAAATAGAATCAACCCCATACTCAACCGCCCCAATAGACCCACGCAATGCATACACAGTCTCCTCacaaagatatatatcacCCACATTCCACTCATCGGGCACCTCCACCTGTTTCCTACCAATCTTCTCCTTTGCCCCCCGGCACAGCCGTAGCAACTCCTTCGGCCAATCACTACCATGCACCTTCAAAACATGTGACGACAATAAAGATGATTGCCGATTATCTGAAGATTTCAACGTAAATAGCGCAGGATACATAGTAATCGCAGCTGCAATGCCCATACAAGAAGCCAACAACCGCTCAGGCCTCTCCACAATCGTTTTCTTATAAGATTTAGATACCCAATTTCTTGAAAACCGATGCTGGAGGGATAGCGGTGACAAAATAATCACAGCCTTGGCTGACTCAGGAATTTGCGACGCTGACCTTGCTGCCGACTTAACATTTGGATTATTCTCAATAAACTGCTCAAATTGCTTCTTAAACTTATGAAGAGGATCAAGTTGTGGCATCTCCTTCTTAACCCttcttattattttttttagctTGTCTATTTGTCTAActccttttctttctgtaTGTGTCTTAAAGAAcccaaaatatataaattaaCAATTGCTGAAAAGACTATATTCTAAGTCCCGTTTTTTGCACTATCTGATACCTATTCAATTCTAGTATCTTATAGAACCAATAAAATTGTTATAATTCAggaacaaaatataatttatATTGTCTGTTTGAATAAAATGAACACCAAAAGGTGTCTTGTGTGCAGAATGTgcatatttaaaataacaattatttttaaaaaaaattgaatttgtttttgcATTCCAGATCAGGCAAATACGTTTTTAACTAACTGACATTGGATAATACAAGATAGTGAGGCCTGCGTGATGTATTAAATCTGTCTGATGGCGATCCAGTTATGTTGTAGTTATTTTACTAGACTCTCACGGTCTGCTACGGTTATGTATTGGTGGGTATTCTGTGTAAgtgttatatatatatatatatatatatatatatatattggcTGGCGACACTGAGGAAGCGTGCGGGCTTTAAGACGTACGATGTAGGTAGCATTGAGGcccattttcattaattaGAGTGTAAGAGGATGgggaggggggggggggggggggatTGGTAGTTGTTCTGAGGATACGGATGCATCTGAAAGTTTGAAAGGAGAAGGGGATTAAGAAATTTAATGGTAGTTGATGATCGGCAAGGAAAGAGGAGCTACAAAAATACAAGAATGGCAGGGGGAAGAGAAGAGTGAGGAGTTGGGTGATGTGGAATTGGGAGGGTCAGGAACGCAGCAGAAGGTTTGGTTAAGTTTAATCGGTATGGTTTCATATTGGTATTCTTTTAACAGCAAAATGATGCGATTCCGCTGATGGAATTGCGGCTGTGTAAGAAAAATGAAGTAATAATTATGATTATCAAATCTCGGTGTATATATAAGAGGTTTAGATTTGGTCGTTTATATGGACAGAGTCTGCGTGATATATCCAGGTGGAAGCAGTGAGATCAGACGAGTGGTTTAAGTAAGTATGTTTCCGGGTGCAGGACGTCCAACGTTTCATGGCCAGGAGctacagcagcagcaacagcagtatCCAGGATATAATGAGTACTCCAGACCTGGTTATCCTTCGTGGCCGCAGTCCAGCGGGAGTGAATATTCAAGGCCTCCGGTGCCCCCTCCAGGCTACGATGGAGGGTACAATGTACGTGGGGATGGGATGGTGCAAGGGTATGCACACCCTCAGCAGATGGTGTCACCTCCTCAAAACGTGCAGTATATGGATCCTGCTCACCACCAGGTTGCATATCAGTACTCCCAATGTACTGGTAGACGTAAAGCGCTGTTAATCGGAATCAATTATTTCGGTTCAAGCGGCGAATTGCGTGGGTGT is drawn from Eremothecium cymbalariae DBVPG#7215 chromosome 8, complete sequence and contains these coding sequences:
- the HOS3 gene encoding histone deacetylase (similar to Ashbya gossypii ADL265W); this encodes MPQLDPLHKFKKQFEQFIENNPNVKSAARSASQIPESAKAVIILSPLSLQHRFSRNWVSKSYKKTIVERPERLLASCMGIAAAITMYPALFTLKSSDNRQSSLLSSHVLKVHGSDWPKELLRLCRGAKEKIGRKQVEVPDEWNVGDIYLCEETVYALRGSIGAVEYGVDSIFKGEVNKDTANRAFVAIRPPGHHSHAATPSGFCLLNNAHIAVEYAADTYGVTHAVILDFDLHHGDGTQDICWKRAGFKADDIQDAKGEYNEFDKKFAEFPKVGYFSMHDINSFPTELNYASKDKVKDASTCIMDAHDVNIWNIHLLPYETEEEFNKLYQTRYRTLFAKADEFFKAAKLSMAKDGKPFKGLVVMSAGFDASEYEQVSMQRHGVNVPTSFYSTFTKDALKLAQMHTNGKIISLLEGGYSDAAIASGVFSHLIGLQNQNWITEWGSAQVVKEIVRGCKPRWKPYKTRKAGDVIRIWAEEVIRLGRSMITEFEELLFSDGLVSDFNVPRVTRSRHSEVVAKLELQDASSLPRSDTPTPKERKSASAGSNNTNGSTTTKQVPFVEQDLINGTDDEDDENYVYDEELNKTFNRTVEDIAIDDISRHLETLELVQEFAERPKEPIRARPATQPQHNHDHQQQHHHHHQQAANYQRTNATAPGGYRVPSNDTTRHLRNSRTSKFLNIEDSDISMISNVSPSKKHFIRGGSSGRYKS